Proteins from one Anastrepha obliqua isolate idAnaObli1 chromosome 2, idAnaObli1_1.0, whole genome shotgun sequence genomic window:
- the LOC129237915 gene encoding uncharacterized protein LOC129237915 isoform X1: MPGLVVFRRRWSVGSDDLVVPGAFLLTTHLICFVIVLLSLLVFEYNLAILNLKLLFALQICYLIILFCSVCVESGICVISMRGSILDSAARTSINLWIYLKSMVIFFDITWLVLGTIWLTNYYFDAPIDEAKKIFMATVICNWALVFITLITIWCTFDAAGRSWVKMKKYQRSMRETESRFNYKRSNSMNRNWRQRKVMRAYQDSWDHRCRLLFCCMGGTDRNRNSFTDIARLLSDFFRELDVVPSDVVAGLVLLRKFQRIEREAVVRQRKNGTYEFLSGVPITDRTQFLALNDAKNYDFFQTIIHYMHFAQGAYGWPMYFIINRSKMYNLLPELKCFTCCCRPQTDTPPIIQDNCCFCNYAALKKTLQVGDIEIIYATYHVDVGETPFFVAVDYTQKKIVVSIRGTLSMKDILTDLNADGEVLPLSPPRDDWLGHKGMVQAAIYIKNKLEEEGLIERALSRNRDKGTHTFGLVLVGHSLGAGTAAILAILMKADYPSLQCFSYSPPGGLLSMPAVEYTKSFITSVVLGKDVVPRIGLHQMEALRADLINAIQRSVDPKWKTISCSVICCGCGPEPTSVVEMSGKDTHINQYQEQRDSARATSAHPTDSSIALTLHQPLYPPGRIIHIVRHHPKPEEQKYDSGWRSVLKSHEPVYQAIWADTYDFDEVLISPVMLQDHMPDKVLAALKKVVTTSGPRKPQRQTSNAFSTISNDCNHYDFDVERVSPLGSIDPISILKLETNFKRLSHSSFPNISSSINLTPTTQHKICHETSFANLQGPLDMQTIGTQYFAGQNSSKTSSIAGSILGRSQLSSAQYDISVDESITTVTRRSPSVPSETATVIINDPDQLPIQRLKAVAFDIDCNSSILVQSPSLYNAPKGILHRQYSARVEKRKRNMPITALRRASDASRPVDLLHDDWLGLAPLASPETLSEISSISSRTSAPISLANSIERYLHNLNLSGESANGRVMLEDIFESQLHTPKIMRRAPKFSENLSTCAEDSRNLDQYKRMGRVFVTFPPIFDNVYNNNNNNNQQSSFDSSDDSYESAQSLSRLQSKRNPTTVRESTGTNTLQPKQSSKSADPLDGDTTEQRQGQYPIKKLTFSDSEILNEDCSSQCPNCPCHLDVGTEVKVECCQRLEHSQCLMTVLNKDGNSGSADTTFYSANSSLEQFSTPGRMMSHNKTAFNSNSEYQSVTEDTFSIRPGVLESHFPVYETDSHPVHHNGSQSGNASEMHETPKCPSCDLAPSTQIKQDVIGGRIRKRLSSEEFIFTRNDDFSLIAQLGEKSNKRKGCVYPAGSNCNMRIAQPLMCTNTATTTTTAAAATKSSPILQIQNYSNQLDSLSVSSPSSKCPSLILHITNSEESSV; this comes from the exons tggtaatattttttgatattacgTGGCTGGTATTAGGTACGATATGGTTGACAAACTATTATTTTGATGCACCCATCGATGAGGCCAAGAAGATCTTCATGg CCACCGTAATTTGCAATTGGGCATTGGTGTTCATAACTCTTATTACCATTTGGTGCACATTCGATGCTGCCGGCCGTTCATGGgtcaaaatgaaaaagtatcAAAGGTCAATGAGAGAGACTGAGTCTCGCTTCAATTACAAGCGCAGCAACAGCATGAACCGTAATTGGCGCCAACG AAAAGTGATGCGTGCGTATCAAGACAGTTGGGACCACCGGTGTCGTCTACTGTTCTGTTGCATGGGTGGCACAGATCGCAATCGGAACTCCTTTACCGATATAGCCCGCCTGCTTAGTGATTTCTTTCGGGAACTGGACGTGGTGCCTTCAGATGTTGTTGCAGGCTTAGTGTTATTGCGAAAGTTCCAAAGAATAGAACGCGAAGCCGTTGTTCGTCAG cgGAAAAATGGCACGTACGAGTTCTTGAGTGGTGTGCCAATTACTGACCGCACTCAGTTCCTAGCTTTAAACGATGCAAAAAACTACGATTTCTTCCAAACTATCATACACTACATGCATTTCGCTCAGGGTGCCTACGGCTGGCCAATGTACTTCATAATAAACCGTTCGAAAATGTATAATTTGCTACCTGAGTTAAA ATGCTTTACTTGTTGTTGCCGTCCCCAAACTGATACGCCCCCTATTATACAGGAcaactgttgtttttgtaattatgCCGCCCTAAAGAAAACTTTGCAAGTTGGTGATATAGAAATCATCTACGCCACCTACCATGTTGATGTGGGTGAGACGCCGTTTTTCGTGGCTGTAGATTATACTCAAAAGAAAATTGTAGTGAGCATACGTGGGACACTCAGTATGAAGGATATACTCACCGATTTAAACGCAGACGGGGAAGTGCTGCCACTCTCACCACCGAGAGACGACTGGCTGGGCCACAAAGGCATGGTGCAGGCAGCTATTTATATTAAGAATAAATTAGAGGAAGAAGGACTGATCGAGCGTGCGTTAAGTCGTAATCGTGATAAGGGAACACACACATTTGGATTAGTGTTAGTGGGCCATTCACTTGGTGCCGGAACTGCGGCTATATTAGCCATACTCATGAAAGCAGATTATCCGTCGTTACAGTGTTTTAGTTACTCACCACCAGGTGGGTTGCTCAG catGCCCGCGGTGGAATATACAAAATCGTTTATCACATCCGTTGTGCTGGGGAAGGATGTCGTACCTCGCATCGGCTTACACCAGATGGAAGCTTTGCGTGCTGACTTAATTAACGCTATCCAACGAAGTGTTGATCCCAAA TGGAAAACAATATCCTGCTCTGTTATTTGCTGTGGCTGTGGACCCGAACCCACATCTGTTGTTGAGATGTCCGGCAAAGACACCCATATAAATCAATACCAAGAA CAAAGAGACTCAGCACGTGCAACAAGTGCGCATCCAACGGACAGCTCTATTGCTTTGACATTACACCAG CCACTATACCCGCCCGGGCGCATAATTCACATAGTGCGACATCATCCGAAACCAGAAGA GCAAAAGTACGACAGCGGTTGGAG AAGTGTTCTAAAGAGTCATGAGCCGGTCTATCAGGCCATCTGGGCTGATACGTACGATTTCGATGAAGTTCTCATATCGCCGGTAATGCTGCAGGACCACATGCCCGACAAAGTATTGGCGGCGCTAAAAAAG GTTGTAACCACGAGTGGACCGCGTAAACCGCAACGTCAAACCTCGAATGCCTTCTCCACCATATCCAACGATTGTAATCATTATGACTTCGATGTCGAACGTGTATCGCCTCTGGGCTCTATCGACCCGATAAGCATTTTAAAACTTGAAACCAACTTTAAACGACTGTCGCATAGTTCTTTTCCCAACATAAGCAGCTCTATCAATTTAACACCTACAACACAACACAAAATCTGTCATGAAACCTCTTTTGCCAATTTACAAGGTCCATTGGATATGCAAACGATAGGCACGCAATATTTTGCTGGACaaaattcgagtaagacgtCATCTATTGCTGGCAGCATTTTGGGCCGAAGCCAGCTAAGTTCAGCTCAATACGACATATCAGTAGATGAGAGCATAACAACGGTAACGCGCCGAAGTCCTTCTGTACCGAGCGAAACTGCCACGGTGATCATAAATGATCCTGATCAATTACCCATTCAACGCTTAAAggctgttgctttcgacattgaTTGCAATTCTAGTATACTAGTACAGTCGCCATCTCTTTATAATGCACCTAAAGGTATTTTACATCGTCAATATTCGGCACGCGTTGAGAAGCGGAAGCGTAATATGCCCATAACAGCATTGCGTAGGGCTTCGGACGCCTCACGACCAGTAGATTTATTGCATGATGACTGGCTCGGTTTGGCGCCGTTAGCTAGTCCAGAAACATTGTCTGAGATCTCTAGTATCTCGTCGCGCACAAGTGCTCCCATCAGTTTAGCTAACAGCATAGAACGttatttgcataatttaaatttgagcGGTGAGAGTGCAAACGGACGTGTCATGCTCGAAGACATATTCGAATCGCAACTGCATACCCCAAAAATTATGCGGCGGGCACCAAAGTTCAGTGAGAACCTGTCAACCTGCGCAGAGGATAGCCGAAATTTAGATCAATATAAACGTATGGGCCGAGTGTTTGTTACATTTCCGCCCATATTTGACAAcgtttataataataacaataataacaatcaGCAGTCCAGCTTCGACTCGAGCGACGATAGTTACGAATCAGCGCAGAGTCTTAGTCGACTTCAGTCAAAACGTAATCCCACCACAGTACGTGAATCAACAGGCACCAATACGCTTCAACCGAAACAGAGTTCAAAATCCGCGGATCCATTAGATGGTGATACAACGGAACAAAGACAAGGTCAATATCCCATAAAGAAGTTAACTTTTAGTGATAGTGAAATTCTAAATGAAGATTGTTCGAGTCAGTGCCCCAATTGTCCATGCCACTTGGATGTAGGAACTGAAGTTAAAGTCGAGTGCTGCCAGCGCTTGGAACACAGCCAATGTTTAATGACGGTTTTAAACAAAGATGGAAACAGCGGATCAGCTGACACGACTTTTTATAGTGCCAACTCCTCCCTCGAACAATTCTCGACGCCGGGAAGAATGATGAGCCATAACAAAACCGCCTTTAATAGTAACTCCGAGTACCAAAGTGTCACCGAGGACACATTCAGCATACGACCAGGTGTTCTCGAATCACATTTTCCTGTATACGAAACTGATTCTCATCCAGTGCACCATAACGGGTCACAATCTGGTAATGCCTCCGAAATGCATGAAACTCCTAAATGTCCCTCATGCGATTTAGCACCCTCgacacaaataaaacaagatgTTATTGGTGGTCGAATACGCAAGAGGCTTTCATCCGAAGAATTTATATTTACTCGCAATGATGACTTTTCTTTGATTGCCCAATTGGGGGAGAAATCGAACAAACGTAAAGGTTGCGTCTATCCAGCGGGGAGTAATTGCAATATGCGGATAGCGCAACCACTGATGTGCACCAATACAGCAACAACGACTACTACAGCAGCCGCTGCAACAAAATCTTCACCaattttacaaatacaaaattactcAAACCAACTTGATTCACTATCTGTTTCGAGTCCCTCTAGCAAATGCCCTAGTCTAATACTTCATATAACTAATAGCGAAGAAAGTAGTGTCTGA
- the LOC129237915 gene encoding uncharacterized protein LOC129237915 isoform X2, with the protein MPGLVVFRRRWSVGSDDLVVPGAFLLTTHLICFVIVLLSLLVFEYNLAILNLKLLFALQICYLIILFCSVCVESGICVISMRGSILDSAARTSINLWIYLKSMVIFFDITWLVLGTIWLTNYYFDAPIDEAKKIFMATVICNWALVFITLITIWCTFDAAGRSWVKMKKYQRSMRETESRFNYKRSNSMNRNWRQRKVMRAYQDSWDHRCRLLFCCMGGTDRNRNSFTDIARLLSDFFRELDVVPSDVVAGLVLLRKFQRIEREAVVRQRKNGTYEFLSGVPITDRTQFLALNDAKNYDFFQTIIHYMHFAQGAYGWPMYFIINRSKMYNLLPELKCFTCCCRPQTDTPPIIQDNCCFCNYAALKKTLQVGDIEIIYATYHVDVGETPFFVAVDYTQKKIVVSIRGTLSMKDILTDLNADGEVLPLSPPRDDWLGHKGMVQAAIYIKNKLEEEGLIERALSRNRDKGTHTFGLVLVGHSLGAGTAAILAILMKADYPSLQCFSYSPPGGLLSMPAVEYTKSFITSVVLGKDVVPRIGLHQMEALRADLINAIQRSVDPKWKTISCSVICCGCGPEPTSVVEMSGKDTHINQYQEQRDSARATSAHPTDSSIALTLHQPLYPPGRIIHIVRHHPKPEESVLKSHEPVYQAIWADTYDFDEVLISPVMLQDHMPDKVLAALKKVVTTSGPRKPQRQTSNAFSTISNDCNHYDFDVERVSPLGSIDPISILKLETNFKRLSHSSFPNISSSINLTPTTQHKICHETSFANLQGPLDMQTIGTQYFAGQNSSKTSSIAGSILGRSQLSSAQYDISVDESITTVTRRSPSVPSETATVIINDPDQLPIQRLKAVAFDIDCNSSILVQSPSLYNAPKGILHRQYSARVEKRKRNMPITALRRASDASRPVDLLHDDWLGLAPLASPETLSEISSISSRTSAPISLANSIERYLHNLNLSGESANGRVMLEDIFESQLHTPKIMRRAPKFSENLSTCAEDSRNLDQYKRMGRVFVTFPPIFDNVYNNNNNNNQQSSFDSSDDSYESAQSLSRLQSKRNPTTVRESTGTNTLQPKQSSKSADPLDGDTTEQRQGQYPIKKLTFSDSEILNEDCSSQCPNCPCHLDVGTEVKVECCQRLEHSQCLMTVLNKDGNSGSADTTFYSANSSLEQFSTPGRMMSHNKTAFNSNSEYQSVTEDTFSIRPGVLESHFPVYETDSHPVHHNGSQSGNASEMHETPKCPSCDLAPSTQIKQDVIGGRIRKRLSSEEFIFTRNDDFSLIAQLGEKSNKRKGCVYPAGSNCNMRIAQPLMCTNTATTTTTAAAATKSSPILQIQNYSNQLDSLSVSSPSSKCPSLILHITNSEESSV; encoded by the exons tggtaatattttttgatattacgTGGCTGGTATTAGGTACGATATGGTTGACAAACTATTATTTTGATGCACCCATCGATGAGGCCAAGAAGATCTTCATGg CCACCGTAATTTGCAATTGGGCATTGGTGTTCATAACTCTTATTACCATTTGGTGCACATTCGATGCTGCCGGCCGTTCATGGgtcaaaatgaaaaagtatcAAAGGTCAATGAGAGAGACTGAGTCTCGCTTCAATTACAAGCGCAGCAACAGCATGAACCGTAATTGGCGCCAACG AAAAGTGATGCGTGCGTATCAAGACAGTTGGGACCACCGGTGTCGTCTACTGTTCTGTTGCATGGGTGGCACAGATCGCAATCGGAACTCCTTTACCGATATAGCCCGCCTGCTTAGTGATTTCTTTCGGGAACTGGACGTGGTGCCTTCAGATGTTGTTGCAGGCTTAGTGTTATTGCGAAAGTTCCAAAGAATAGAACGCGAAGCCGTTGTTCGTCAG cgGAAAAATGGCACGTACGAGTTCTTGAGTGGTGTGCCAATTACTGACCGCACTCAGTTCCTAGCTTTAAACGATGCAAAAAACTACGATTTCTTCCAAACTATCATACACTACATGCATTTCGCTCAGGGTGCCTACGGCTGGCCAATGTACTTCATAATAAACCGTTCGAAAATGTATAATTTGCTACCTGAGTTAAA ATGCTTTACTTGTTGTTGCCGTCCCCAAACTGATACGCCCCCTATTATACAGGAcaactgttgtttttgtaattatgCCGCCCTAAAGAAAACTTTGCAAGTTGGTGATATAGAAATCATCTACGCCACCTACCATGTTGATGTGGGTGAGACGCCGTTTTTCGTGGCTGTAGATTATACTCAAAAGAAAATTGTAGTGAGCATACGTGGGACACTCAGTATGAAGGATATACTCACCGATTTAAACGCAGACGGGGAAGTGCTGCCACTCTCACCACCGAGAGACGACTGGCTGGGCCACAAAGGCATGGTGCAGGCAGCTATTTATATTAAGAATAAATTAGAGGAAGAAGGACTGATCGAGCGTGCGTTAAGTCGTAATCGTGATAAGGGAACACACACATTTGGATTAGTGTTAGTGGGCCATTCACTTGGTGCCGGAACTGCGGCTATATTAGCCATACTCATGAAAGCAGATTATCCGTCGTTACAGTGTTTTAGTTACTCACCACCAGGTGGGTTGCTCAG catGCCCGCGGTGGAATATACAAAATCGTTTATCACATCCGTTGTGCTGGGGAAGGATGTCGTACCTCGCATCGGCTTACACCAGATGGAAGCTTTGCGTGCTGACTTAATTAACGCTATCCAACGAAGTGTTGATCCCAAA TGGAAAACAATATCCTGCTCTGTTATTTGCTGTGGCTGTGGACCCGAACCCACATCTGTTGTTGAGATGTCCGGCAAAGACACCCATATAAATCAATACCAAGAA CAAAGAGACTCAGCACGTGCAACAAGTGCGCATCCAACGGACAGCTCTATTGCTTTGACATTACACCAG CCACTATACCCGCCCGGGCGCATAATTCACATAGTGCGACATCATCCGAAACCAGAAGA AAGTGTTCTAAAGAGTCATGAGCCGGTCTATCAGGCCATCTGGGCTGATACGTACGATTTCGATGAAGTTCTCATATCGCCGGTAATGCTGCAGGACCACATGCCCGACAAAGTATTGGCGGCGCTAAAAAAG GTTGTAACCACGAGTGGACCGCGTAAACCGCAACGTCAAACCTCGAATGCCTTCTCCACCATATCCAACGATTGTAATCATTATGACTTCGATGTCGAACGTGTATCGCCTCTGGGCTCTATCGACCCGATAAGCATTTTAAAACTTGAAACCAACTTTAAACGACTGTCGCATAGTTCTTTTCCCAACATAAGCAGCTCTATCAATTTAACACCTACAACACAACACAAAATCTGTCATGAAACCTCTTTTGCCAATTTACAAGGTCCATTGGATATGCAAACGATAGGCACGCAATATTTTGCTGGACaaaattcgagtaagacgtCATCTATTGCTGGCAGCATTTTGGGCCGAAGCCAGCTAAGTTCAGCTCAATACGACATATCAGTAGATGAGAGCATAACAACGGTAACGCGCCGAAGTCCTTCTGTACCGAGCGAAACTGCCACGGTGATCATAAATGATCCTGATCAATTACCCATTCAACGCTTAAAggctgttgctttcgacattgaTTGCAATTCTAGTATACTAGTACAGTCGCCATCTCTTTATAATGCACCTAAAGGTATTTTACATCGTCAATATTCGGCACGCGTTGAGAAGCGGAAGCGTAATATGCCCATAACAGCATTGCGTAGGGCTTCGGACGCCTCACGACCAGTAGATTTATTGCATGATGACTGGCTCGGTTTGGCGCCGTTAGCTAGTCCAGAAACATTGTCTGAGATCTCTAGTATCTCGTCGCGCACAAGTGCTCCCATCAGTTTAGCTAACAGCATAGAACGttatttgcataatttaaatttgagcGGTGAGAGTGCAAACGGACGTGTCATGCTCGAAGACATATTCGAATCGCAACTGCATACCCCAAAAATTATGCGGCGGGCACCAAAGTTCAGTGAGAACCTGTCAACCTGCGCAGAGGATAGCCGAAATTTAGATCAATATAAACGTATGGGCCGAGTGTTTGTTACATTTCCGCCCATATTTGACAAcgtttataataataacaataataacaatcaGCAGTCCAGCTTCGACTCGAGCGACGATAGTTACGAATCAGCGCAGAGTCTTAGTCGACTTCAGTCAAAACGTAATCCCACCACAGTACGTGAATCAACAGGCACCAATACGCTTCAACCGAAACAGAGTTCAAAATCCGCGGATCCATTAGATGGTGATACAACGGAACAAAGACAAGGTCAATATCCCATAAAGAAGTTAACTTTTAGTGATAGTGAAATTCTAAATGAAGATTGTTCGAGTCAGTGCCCCAATTGTCCATGCCACTTGGATGTAGGAACTGAAGTTAAAGTCGAGTGCTGCCAGCGCTTGGAACACAGCCAATGTTTAATGACGGTTTTAAACAAAGATGGAAACAGCGGATCAGCTGACACGACTTTTTATAGTGCCAACTCCTCCCTCGAACAATTCTCGACGCCGGGAAGAATGATGAGCCATAACAAAACCGCCTTTAATAGTAACTCCGAGTACCAAAGTGTCACCGAGGACACATTCAGCATACGACCAGGTGTTCTCGAATCACATTTTCCTGTATACGAAACTGATTCTCATCCAGTGCACCATAACGGGTCACAATCTGGTAATGCCTCCGAAATGCATGAAACTCCTAAATGTCCCTCATGCGATTTAGCACCCTCgacacaaataaaacaagatgTTATTGGTGGTCGAATACGCAAGAGGCTTTCATCCGAAGAATTTATATTTACTCGCAATGATGACTTTTCTTTGATTGCCCAATTGGGGGAGAAATCGAACAAACGTAAAGGTTGCGTCTATCCAGCGGGGAGTAATTGCAATATGCGGATAGCGCAACCACTGATGTGCACCAATACAGCAACAACGACTACTACAGCAGCCGCTGCAACAAAATCTTCACCaattttacaaatacaaaattactcAAACCAACTTGATTCACTATCTGTTTCGAGTCCCTCTAGCAAATGCCCTAGTCTAATACTTCATATAACTAATAGCGAAGAAAGTAGTGTCTGA